The DNA sequence CTAGAATAGTCGGTAGACAAGGTATTAAGAATTTAGCATGAGACTCCTTAATTTGTCACATGTCACTACCTCTGAGTACCGGGGAAGAAGTTGAAAGCATGAGCTTTTTCCATATACCATGCCTTGGATGACAGCAAGTTCCTGCTATCCTGTTGAAATGTTGTTCTAGTAAAATATCAGAAAAAATACCACTCTTCTTAatggaaagaagaaagaaaaagttaaAACACAGCATAGCATGCTTCCATGTTAAAGTAAATCAGTGGTATCTCCACCATCAATGCAGCAGCAATGTGAAACAACTGTACCTccttaaaactttcccatccacaACTTATGTAGATAAGAGTGGTAGGCCACTTTTGGCTTTTATCCCAAGTTGTTTTGCCTTCCACGTGAACAGAAGCTTCCCTTGCACGCAGAATCCATGGCCTTTTTTCATCCTTCATCTTTACGATCGAACTGTTTGTAAAGCAAATTTGTTTGGAGAACTTTTAGCACAAACAACTGAAGGCTCCATAATTGTATGCTTGAAGGCTACTCAAAAACCATGGTAAAGAAATTAACATTTCAAAGGATGAAATCCAAGGTCAGACGTGTACCCGTCAGGTGCTTGGCGAATCTTGCGTTCAGACAACGCAAAATGCCTTAATGCATCAATTAGGGATGGATGCAACCCTTTCCTAGGAGGATCCACAATCACGACGTCTGAACCCTCAAGCCAGCGAAGAGGTTCCTGAAAGCATAACGATCTTCAAATACTAAACAGTTTCCAAATGCTGGTAAAATCATGTCATAGTCCATTAAAAGGTTTAAGATTGCACTGCATACAAGAGATGCGTCTGTGTTATGCCAACTAATAGTGCTGTCTATGGTTTTCGGTAACCGGCTGACTGACTTCTCAAAAGAAAGTTCCGACTCTTTGTTGATCTCAACACATTTCACAGACCTGTGAAAAAACAAATTGTTATTATCCCCATCGGTTGTATGATACTTCCAAGTAGAATTCAAAATTAGAGTCAGAGCACCAACCTGCATTTCCTAGTAGCTGCTAGAGATAATCCAATGATACCAGACCCCGCATACAAATCAACAACAGATGATCCGTAAGAAACATGCTTCTGCAACTTCCTTAGCAAGGAATTAAAAGCCTGTAACTCTAGAGTCAGTCAGAGTGAACATCAGATTGAAGAAAAAAGCATTGCAAAATTCAGCATCAGTAAGGTTTCCATATCCATttttagttaataaaaaaaagtttcatTAAAAAACAATGGAAAAATACATTTGATGACAAATCTTAGCATATTCTGTCAAACATCATCCCATTTGGTATAGTGGAGGCAATTGTTCCTAGAAAAATTTTCCCAAATTACAATATGGACTCATTATTTCAGTGTCTTGTATCCTCGCATCTTTTAAACATAACTAAAAGGCCATCGTCCCAGTGCCGTCCATGTTTATCTCAAAGTTACCATCTAAACTAGTCTCCATCAGTCCAAGCCTCATCCAATATGTATCCTTAAACGCACTAGCTTGTTCAACTATTGATCAAAGTTTGAACAATAAATACATCTTCTTATCATGTCTGCTAGGACCTTGTTCACTGACTGACATTTTAGACAAAATACTTGCTAACCTATCATCCATATTATAGTTTtgctttttcttttaaaacaaacaaaacaatgtGACGATGACACAAATTGACAAAGCAATTAGCCGGTACCATACCAGTCTGACTGGTTGCTGAAACTGGTATTTGAtatacttttaaaatttttatataataacacAAATTTTGCTCGACCATGGAGaaacaataaaaattatttaacctATAACAAGAGGATATTCACAATCGGCAAATCAAGAGCATCTATAATTCAGATATACATCAAAAACAACTTCCTTCTACATGCACTTCATCTATGTCACATATCATCAACAACTTAAATGTACCTCTCAAAGTTATCAATCACATGATTTACCAAGATGATTAAGAACAGGTTAACCCATAAATCTTCTTCCGTTACATAGACTAGAATCTCCATTTTTAACCCAACTATTACAAGTCCTGATTGCTCTCAGAGACAATAATTAACTGTATTCAATATATTTTCCACGTTGAATGCTAGGGATTTTCTATGCAGGTAGTTCAAGGGTGCAGTGATGATGAAATACAAATGCCCACTGCCAACTTATATCTCCACTTAATAACATGATATGGGGTTTGACATGTCACAATAAGCATCTAGCTCCTAGAATTCTGTGAAAATGATTTCTGTTGATTGGTCCACAATCAGTTAGAAAGATTTACTATCTAGATTGATAAAGAAAAACTTGACATTATTGCAAACTAATCCGCAGATTACAATGCTAAATCACTGAGAAGTGTGCTCATTACACTGGTATAAATCTGTCATTATCCCAAGGGCATCTGCAAGCATGTGTAGATGCCCACAAAAGATGCAGTAATACCAAAAGCGCCCACTAAAAATGGAATCAACAATTACTAAATTTATCATTCAGCCACGCATTTGAGCAACAGTATACACTGGTTCTATGGAGTCCAAAAATATATACCTTTTACTATACCTGTGTATTTGCTTGGCCAAAGCTTGATGGATCCAAACATATATCAATTCCTCCAATATGCTCCCAGAATTCTCTTTGTCCCAACAGATGTCTCCACCTGTTTCCAAAGATCACCTGTATATACAATCAACGCTTAAATAGGAAAATGATGACAAATTACTATTTTAAGGCTATGTGCACTGTAGCATCACAACAAAAGCTAGTAATGATTGTACCGAACAAAATATGTGCCAAACTTTTATGCAGTAAATGATGGATCCAAACTGGTATATTACCATGTGAAAAAGGTGAAGTCTGAGAAATAATTTCTTTCATAATTTTGACTCGTAATTAGACAAGCAATTAACAAAAACAACAAATTGTCGTTTGTAGTCGATCGGATAATGAGTTCAGGGAGCTATAGTAAAGAAACTTTGCAGAATAGTAGATGAATGTTTAGCGCTTCAGCTTAAATTTTCTTCTATGATAGCACCTCACATTTATTTGTagtgaggagaaaaagaaaacccATTTCAGATTAGTAAAAcaatagaaagagaaagaatgaAATGGCAAGTAAGAATATGATTCTAACAAAAATTCTACTAGAATATGATTCTAACAAAAATTATACTagttttttaaatttatgatGAATTTAGAATAAGTttatatgaaaattaatatacTTTTAATAGGATCTATGAACGAGTATAACTTGATTGTAACCCAAGTGTAACTTGAGTATAACATGACTTTTATCGGTAAAGTATgaagaggaggaggggaaggaggGATTAAAAGgcaaaaagaggaggaggagggggaggtggGGGAGAGGAGGAGGCGATGGAGGGCGAGGTGGAGTGGGAGGAGGAAGACAATGGCGAGGGGGACGAGGCAACAAAGTGGGAGGAGGTGGATGTGGAGTGGGAGATGGATTgggtggaggaggaagccaaggagaagagggaggaggagggggtGGCGGATTGGGAGTGGAAGGAGGAGGAAGCAGAGGTAAAGTGGGAGACTGGGTGGGACAAGGAGGAGAGAAGGAAGCCAAGGGGGAGGGCACGAAGGTGGTGCAGGAGAGGAGGATAGGAAGGAGGGCTAACCCAAACCGGTTTATTGGTCTAAACCAGTTCAGTGGCCTAAACTAGTTCAAAAAACTTTTGAAATTAGGATAAAATTGGTATTTATTAAAAAAGGGGCACCATGGTAAAACTAAATAGTGGGTGCGCCATTCAGTAAAAAAACAAATAGTAAGGGTGCTATTTGGTCAATTGCCCAATATTGTTTTCTTTAATTGATAAAATCTAATCGGAATTAATTATAAGATTGAACTATAAAGACAAAtattataaactaaatggttCTAGAGTAAAATTTAGGAAACAAGTGTTCTTGACAAAGACAAGCATTAGGAACTAGGGGTTTTGGCTAAGAAGACTAATATTTAATATATCAAGTGAAAGTTCATCAACAAGAACTGTAAATATAATTAAAACAAACGGATAAGAAGTTTCTAGATGCTAAAATTTTAGATATCTTGGATCCACTATTCAAGATCCATGaagatatttttcataagattAAAACAAGATATTTAAATGATAACAGAGTgctagatttctttttttttttttttgaaattatatgacAGTTGTGAGGCAAGCTATACTTTATCAAATTGTTTGGTGGTTCACATAAAAGGCAGTATCATTGAGATGAGAATACCAAAATGGAAGTAACTCGAAACATTAGGGATTTGATGAAGGAAGAAACTCAGAAAATTTTGTTTATGGTAGTACATATATATCCAAAGAAGACCCGATGGAATAGCAAAAATGAAATATAGATATTGCGAATTTCATACAATATCCATATTAGGTACAATACCAAGACtaatttaaaaacatatatatttaatacttATAGGATACTCAAGAATTACTTCTTGGCAAAGCTTTTGAGTGTAAATCTTTTAACTATAGATGAAAATCATATACAACTAGACATAATATTTTTTGGTACTTTAATTAAGTTTAGTAAAATTGAATCGGTTATTGCACTTTGTCTATCATAATTTTTTGCTACTGCATTCTTAAAGTGCCTTCCAACTAACAAGAACTTTCATGATAGTTTAATTGGAAAAACGACATTTTTCAATTCGCTAAAGCTAGGGAAAGAGCAAAGAGCAAAGacatcaaataaaagataaaagaagCTTGAAgagtaatgaaaataaaaaatagtgtGGGAGATGGTAGTATCCCATTAAGGTTAAAGGAGTCTAAGAGATcaagaaataattttattgactattttatttaataaatttttaaaaaataaaaagatggttGATGAATGAGTGATGAAGTTAGATCTTCAAAATATCTTTAATTATAGAGAATTAAGATAAAGAACCACATTATGAAACTTTAAAGAGTGATTTAAGGTATAATAAAatgtaataatattattaaatataaagtaAATTGATCTTAAAATATTAAAGTAAATGAaataatattattcaattataaatattattatgaaaCCACATTATAGGAAATTGATCTTAAAATTACAAATAAAACATTATAAAAAcaagcaaatttaaaaataaaataaaaataatattattaaatataaagtaaaagcataatataataataattttattgtcacatttaaataaataataataaaatctaaaattttttaaattttcagaaCACATTGGAAATGACTTACAAagtttttgatgatattttttcctcTTCAAGTATGTGAAATAGgtatttttactaattttaaacTTAAAAGATTAAATGTCATTTTTCTTCACAACTTTTTCTGAAAGACTAATGAAAAATATGGTCATTTTGAATCCCTATTCCGATGTAATTCACCTCCCACTTTTTCTGAAAGTTTCAAAATATCAACAAAAATTCTAAATGaccatatttttcattttttaaacttttaaaaTGGATATTTTTACTTATTTTAGCCTTAAAAACATGAATTtgtaccttttttattttttttctaatttaagaTGAATTTACACAAGGTTCATTATCTCATGCCAACCATCGATGTCGGTCCTAGTCTAGACCAATCCACATCAATCGATAGTAGCATACCATAAGTCGGTACACCAATACATaccaattttaaaaaaaattggtcAGAAAAtgactgaaaaataaaaaaaaactctttctaaccccttttttttttccaatttaatGCAATTTCAATAAGAATAAAGTGTAAATGAATCACAAATGATTAGTAATTGTAGGTTTTTGGGCCTAATTACCCCCAAATTGGCCTTAAAATAAGATAATGGACCTAATTGACTCTAGATTTAAGAGACACGCTACTCGCCTTTAACATGATGAGATTAAGTCTAATTACCTCAAATTGGCATAAAAAGTAACGTAACAGACCTAATTGAGCATAGATTGTAGACATACTAATCACCCTTAACTTGCTGTTATTAGATGCCAAATTATCTTCAAATTAGCCCTAAAAATAAGATAGTGGCCCTAATTGtacataaaataaagaaaaataataaccCCAAATTATTCACCATTAGTTAGTTATAATTAGGCAAAATTAGCCTACTTTGCACCTGAAAGTATGATAATGGACCTATTTGGGGCAGACATACTAATCACCCTTAACATGCTGTTATTAAGCCTAATTATCTTCAAATTAGCCCTAAAAATAAGATAATGGCCCTAAttgtgcaaaaaataaagaaaaataataaccCCAAATTATTCACCATTAACTAGTTATGATTAAGCAAAATTAGCCTACTTTGTACCTAAAGTATGATAATGGACCTATTTGGGCCTAACATTAAGGGAAATACACTAATCAACCATAATTGTTCATAATAAGATACTAATATGGATCTAGTTATGTCAAAAGATAACTAAAACATAgaaaaaccataaattaccctttTGAAGTTTTAGAATCCCTATTCAGAAACAATGTAAATAATCCCAAAAACTCTGAAATTTTCAGAAAACTTAGAAATAACTCGCAAAACCCAAATGACCATTTTGCAACCATTAAAATGAGTATTTTTGTTAATTTCTGCCCTTAAAGGTTGAATTTAtccttttctttattttatccTATTTAAGATGAATCTATAACTACTTTGAGCcaaaaatcacttgaatatttTGTCTAGTTTTGTAAAAGGCCTAAGTTacactattttttattatttttgaatgagtTTATACTATTATTTTTAGGGTCTTTTTAAAAACGTCGAAATGATTTACAAAGGCCTAAATGACTTGTTTCCATTTTCAAGGCTTTAAAATGGGTATTGTTTACAAATTTTGACCTTAAAAGGTTGAActtgtaatttttattttgtcCAATTTAAGGTGAATTTTCAACCACCGTGGACCAAAAACTAattgaatattaaaaaaaattctgaagctaaagaaaaaattatttctaGAAACCTGAGCTACATTATTTTAAAAGAATTTATATTGTTTTTGGGTCACTTCTCAAAAACAATGTAACTAACCACACTTTTCATTATTCAGCCATTAAAATGAGTATTTTACTAATTTCAATCTTAAAAGATTGAATTTGTGTATTTTTTATTTTGCCCAATTTAAGATGAATTAACAACCACTTTGGGTCAATAACCActtgaatattataaaaaaaaattggggttatACTGTTTTTATCTCTATTTTAAACTAGTGTAACCTCAGTCTCTAAACAACATAATTCACCTCCTATTTTTTCTAACAATACACTGGAATACACTGGGTCAAAAACTTATTAATATTATCAAAGAATATTTTCTTAAGTTTTAAAGAAAAACTATCTTTTTGgagttacattatttttaaacATGATTATACTTCTTCATAACCTAATTTAAAAACAGTATAACTCATCTTTcgctttttcaaaaaaaaaaatttaaatttccatagaatcttgaaaatgatttgtaAATTCCTAAATGACCACCTTTTATCTTTAAGCATTCAATCTTTAAATGACACAAGTTCAGTAAAAATACCTATTTGAAAGacctaaaaatgaaaaaaatcaaaGACTCATAAGGAGCCATAAGGAGACTTTACTAGAAACAAGGTTTGTCGTATCGCAATGTACCGTCCGGTATGAGCGGTACATACCAGTTCGACATGGGAACAATATGAGTAGTGCATACCGATTTGTCGGTAAGCCCCACGATACCATGTATTAGTATGTTGACACAATTCGATACGTACTATACCGATGATCGATCAATATATCATCACGGACCAGTAAGGCAAACCATGACTATAAACACTAAAAAAAgacttgaattttttatttaaCTAGAAATATTACCTTATGCAAAGCTCACTGGTATAAAAGGATCCATGTTGACCCTTGGTTGAGATAATACTCTAGCTAGTTGGtattatttatcatggaaatcaacctAATgtcatatttaatattatatatttaaaattctcTTTGTTGTCATATCGAATCCTCAATCTAAAGGTGACATATTAAGGTATCTTATAATATCAGTATCCCCTATTTGTATCTAGTTCTAGGCTTTATCATGGATTGGTTATTCAATTGATTCAGCTTAAAGATTAGTGGTTCCGATAATAGCTTTCAAACTGCTGCTTGGGTTATTGTAGTCGTTCAGGATTATACTAGCCGAAGCAACAAGCAGTACACTGACCATACTTTACCAAGGCTTTTAAAATAAAAGCCTGCCCGGACTATGGCATTCTAAGCTTTATAATAAGGTGGTCCTGGATCAAAGGCTTTGAACCTATATCAGATCCTGACAAGTAAAACTTTAGCCCTCCAGGGCTTGAAACATCAACCTTGGGTCAGGTCTCAATGACTTTGTCTTCTTGGCGACATTGAAAAACATAagatgaggaagagaaagagaaaaagagaagaagaagatcctTCTTCCACACCATTGTTTTCTGTCTCCAACATATCCAATCTCCATTATTAagcaaagaaaaggaagataatTTATCTACCTGAAAGTTCCCTTTTTAATAGTTCCTATGTAATGGATATTGATATAATATATATCAAGCAAGTAATCAGAAAAAACTCAAAGATGAGCAGAGAGCCATCTATAGCAACAGTTAATAGAATACAGATAACCTAATATTAAAACATTAAGAATAGACACGTGTACCATTCACATACATTGCTGTTTGATGTCTGAAAGTTAGCCCATATTGAGTGAATTAAATGGTTGCTACTTCTTGCTCCACCATTTCTCCACAAAAACTGCAAAGCATAATACAAGAAAtattaaaagagaaaatatatatataggaaaaccTTTTGGGAATCGAGAAGCAATTAAATAAAGAACTTACATTAGACAAAGCATTCAACTTTTCATGATTCTCCGAGTGTTCATTTCTTGAGTTCCAAACAAGCGAAATCTGTACTTTTCCTGTAAAAAAAGAAACGAGACTTAAATCTCATCTCATATTCTGACAATAAACCATAGAGAAAGCATGCTGCTAAGATTCACTAACCATTTTGATATCTGTCTGAAACTGGCAGAGACGTATTATATGTTGTTACAGCCATCTGAAATTTCAGAATTACGGTGCATAAATAACTGAgagaacttggctctgatacaaattgttaagatcgtaaaggcactaagagggggggtgaattagtgctttcgaaaaattTCGGTTTGAAAGTTCGATCAATAAATCTGTATCGAAAATGTGATTTAACAAAAAGTGCGAGTAAGGATTGCTTAATAAGTAAATCAAGGcaaaagaagaaatgcaaactagatttatagtggttcagtcgtattgacctacgtccactcccgattcctcttctttcgaggccaccggctttcactaccgatcttctttcaatgggcgaagatcaactacccttgttataactctttctcctttttacaggtttaggagagaacccgtacacccttcttttacaaaagacctcTCATCTCCCTTAGAATAACTTTTAGACTCGATGAGaaagagactcaacacttttcaagagtttacaacactttaaaatCACAAGCTTTTCATGCTTTGTCAAGCAagcatgagaggggtatttataggccccaaatagcttcagaaatagagccaaaaattcaaatccccgggttttcggggtactagcggtaccaccgcctaatagtttGAGCACTGGCCAAGcagaccatcgcttgacacagccTGGGAGACTGtgttctggcggtaccactgctagtctgggcggtaccaccgctgactCTGGTAGTACGACCATCAAGTTTTCTGGAAAAGTACATTCCGTACTTTCTagctcacaagcggttccaccgcctgacccaacctCAGGTCATTGAATTAGCCTTCCAATAAGCTCAATTCAATCCtaattcaggcccaatgggctcctaattaagttggcatggttatacccaaaactaactcaattagacacttaaactacttcgatcaagacacaatgattacaatcatgaagcctacgttcttcgacatgtcattagttcatccggtaCTTTGTCCAAACTCCAAACTTCCAACGCGTCGTCCTATCCTTCGGTGCATATTGctcgatccatcggcatgttgacctcccgcaacatccgatcttcttggtgcaatgcccaatccttttggcccgatacccgatctCTGACATAATGTATTCCGATCGAAcgtctgattctcctacttcaatcgatttgcctttacATGATCGAAGTTTGTCCTGCGTCACTTTTCTCAAACACTCATtagttcataaactcatcaattgatttcatcatcaaaatccaagatttaacaaagACGCTCCTACAGCAttcgaccctccttctagcgccaaaatgttaacaCACAAAGATTGTCGACTGGTGAGTCGGCCCAGTTGGTTCTCTGCCAAAAGTGCAGGTCCCTTCCAATGATAATTCTTGGTTGACGTAGAGAGCAGACGTTGCGGGCAGGACCAAGGAAGCTATAGGAAGAGGTAGTGCGCTAGGagcagctcagtcttcgagcggtgAAGCTTGGTTTGGGAGTTGGGCGATCTCCTTTGCTGAGTAGCTTTCTAGTTGCTCCTTCGATCTATGTTGATGACCCTGCACAACAAGCTTgacccctccgatgcttaagtcaggAAAGCAAAAAGGGAGAAAGACAATAGTATTAATAATGAATTAAGAGAGTAAAGAGTCCTTTTTTCTTGTCTACCCTAACTTGGCCTGGGACATGACTTTTTCTTATCTACCGCTGGGTGGAGCAAATGGGCCTCCGTCAAGGATGACGCCTCCCGAGGGCAACATGGTGGAAACATTTAACGCGGGCGACTTGTCGATGCATGCTCCCAAGGGCAGCGTTTAGGGACTATCGGGATGATGCCTCCGATTGGGCTTTCTTGCTTCTTTGGGTCAGGCAGGGCACGATCCCCTCGTCGTTCGTCCAAAAGGGAAGGTTGGTgaagccaggcgatgccaccgaccATTAATGCGGTGCAGATTTATTCTCCCAGCTATGGGATCGATGAGGAGTAGTTCCTGCGAGCCCACTTCGGG is a window from the Musa acuminata AAA Group cultivar baxijiao chromosome BXJ2-1, Cavendish_Baxijiao_AAA, whole genome shotgun sequence genome containing:
- the LOC135599162 gene encoding uncharacterized protein LOC135599162, with protein sequence MALSLLPHANVAARVATRNHPPPASTPTLLRRRNPNPLQRHSSSSSSDAAATSTALQCPHFQSCSGCTHEWNLDRPPVIEEAIEFFKNLGVSDFTFESGRLWEWRCRAKLVVRGTPENPLIGLYQEGTHDIVDIPMCRAHHRNINAAVDLLKQGISKLKVELYDEELGTGDLRYVQMAVTTYNTSLPVSDRYQNGKVQISLVWNSRNEHSENHEKLNALSNFLWRNGGARSSNHLIHSIWANFQTSNSNVIFGNRWRHLLGQREFWEHIGGIDICLDPSSFGQANTQAFNSLLRKLQKHVSYGSSVVDLYAGSGIIGLSLAATRKCRSVKCVEINKESELSFEKSVSRLPKTIDSTISWHNTDASLEPLRWLEGSDVVIVDPPRKGLHPSLIDALRHFALSERKIRQAPDGSIVKMKDEKRPWILRAREASVHVEGKTTWDKSQKWPTTLIYISCGWESFKEDSRNLLSSKAWYMEKAHAFNFFPGTQSIEVLAVFKRGGPRIAQAKKKAGKKKTPR